A single window of Oncorhynchus clarkii lewisi isolate Uvic-CL-2024 chromosome 10, UVic_Ocla_1.0, whole genome shotgun sequence DNA harbors:
- the LOC139418234 gene encoding CCR4-NOT transcription complex subunit 8-like isoform X2 — MPAALADTSQIICEVWASNVDEEMRKIRQIIQSYNFIAMDTEFPGVVVRPIGEFRSTVDYQYQLLRCNVDLLKIIQLGLSFMNEDGDYPPGTTTWQFNFKFNLTEDMYSQDSIDLLQNSGLQFKKHEEEGIDTLYFAELLMTSGLVLCENVKWLSFHSGYDFGYLVKLLTDTRLPEEEHEFFQILNLFFPAIYDVKYLMKSCKNLKGGLQEVADQLELKRIGRQHQAGSDSLLTGMAFFRMKELFFEDNIDDAKYCGRLYGLGSGSTQNQNGISSSSQEETNNKH; from the exons ATGCCAGCTGCACTGGCAGATACCAGTCAGATTATCTGTGAGGTCTGGGCAAGCAATGTGGATGAGGAAATGAGGAAAATCCGACAGATAATTCAAAGCTACAACTTCATTGCCATG GACACAGAATTCCCGGGAGTGGTGGTTCGACCCATTGGCGAGTTTCGCAGTACGGTAGACTACCAGTACCAGCTCTTGAGGTGCAACGTGGACCTTCTGAAAATCATTCAACTGGGACTGTCATTTATGAACGAGGATGGAGACTATCCCCCTGGAACGACGACATGGCAGTTCAATTTCAAATTTAATTTAAC AGAGGATATGTACTCCCAGGACTCGATAGACTTACTTCAGAACTCCGGCCTCCAATTCAAAAAGCACGAGGAAGAGGGGATTGACACACTCTACTTTGCTGAGCTCCTGATGACATCCGGTTTAGTGCTGTGTGAAAATGTCAAGTGGCTCTCCTTTCACAG CGGGTATGATTTTGGCTACCTGGTGAAGCTATTAACAGACACTCGGCTACCTGAGGAGGAACATGAGTTCTTCCAGATCCTCAATCTCTTCTTCCCTGCAATCTATGATGTCAAATATCTGATGAAGAGCTGCAAAAACTTGAAG GGAGGACTCCAGGAGGTGGCTGACCAGCTGGAACTAAAGAGGATCGGGAGACAACACCAGGCCGGTTCGGATTCGCTGCTCACAGGGATGGCCTTCTTTAGGATGAAAGAG CTTTTCTTTGAAGACAACATTGATGACGCAAAGTATTGTGGGCGATTGTATGGATTGGGCTCTGGGTCCACTCAAAATCAGAACGGCATCTCAAGCTCTTCCCAAGAGGAAACCAACAACAAGCACTGA
- the LOC139418234 gene encoding CCR4-NOT transcription complex subunit 8-like isoform X1: protein MLHSPYSSYWSEHQGRREDCSLKVLQNCQGFQSFPQPAKMPAALADTSQIICEVWASNVDEEMRKIRQIIQSYNFIAMDTEFPGVVVRPIGEFRSTVDYQYQLLRCNVDLLKIIQLGLSFMNEDGDYPPGTTTWQFNFKFNLTEDMYSQDSIDLLQNSGLQFKKHEEEGIDTLYFAELLMTSGLVLCENVKWLSFHSGYDFGYLVKLLTDTRLPEEEHEFFQILNLFFPAIYDVKYLMKSCKNLKGGLQEVADQLELKRIGRQHQAGSDSLLTGMAFFRMKELFFEDNIDDAKYCGRLYGLGSGSTQNQNGISSSSQEETNNKH, encoded by the exons ATGCTCCACAGTCCATACTCTAGCTACTGGTCAGAGCATCAAGGGAGACGTGAAG ACTGTTCCCTGAAAGTGCTGCAGAATTGTCAGGGTTTTCAGTCCTTTCCTCAACCTGCAAAAATGCCAGCTGCACTGGCAGATACCAGTCAGATTATCTGTGAGGTCTGGGCAAGCAATGTGGATGAGGAAATGAGGAAAATCCGACAGATAATTCAAAGCTACAACTTCATTGCCATG GACACAGAATTCCCGGGAGTGGTGGTTCGACCCATTGGCGAGTTTCGCAGTACGGTAGACTACCAGTACCAGCTCTTGAGGTGCAACGTGGACCTTCTGAAAATCATTCAACTGGGACTGTCATTTATGAACGAGGATGGAGACTATCCCCCTGGAACGACGACATGGCAGTTCAATTTCAAATTTAATTTAAC AGAGGATATGTACTCCCAGGACTCGATAGACTTACTTCAGAACTCCGGCCTCCAATTCAAAAAGCACGAGGAAGAGGGGATTGACACACTCTACTTTGCTGAGCTCCTGATGACATCCGGTTTAGTGCTGTGTGAAAATGTCAAGTGGCTCTCCTTTCACAG CGGGTATGATTTTGGCTACCTGGTGAAGCTATTAACAGACACTCGGCTACCTGAGGAGGAACATGAGTTCTTCCAGATCCTCAATCTCTTCTTCCCTGCAATCTATGATGTCAAATATCTGATGAAGAGCTGCAAAAACTTGAAG GGAGGACTCCAGGAGGTGGCTGACCAGCTGGAACTAAAGAGGATCGGGAGACAACACCAGGCCGGTTCGGATTCGCTGCTCACAGGGATGGCCTTCTTTAGGATGAAAGAG CTTTTCTTTGAAGACAACATTGATGACGCAAAGTATTGTGGGCGATTGTATGGATTGGGCTCTGGGTCCACTCAAAATCAGAACGGCATCTCAAGCTCTTCCCAAGAGGAAACCAACAACAAGCACTGA
- the LOC139418233 gene encoding protein FAM114A2-like isoform X2, translated as MPVTLTDSAQQTPDSSPQIPTGDSTTDNSTDVTPTRKERKTRKRPEPKPPVEVQETQEEKPKVEEEPAKASSELTVARGGWGYWGSWGKSIMSTASATVATVGQGITQAIEKAETSLGIPSSTELSAPIREEDKQEGEPSNETDKGEGDGASAMGMFSSLSSVVQSTGKTVLTGGLDALEFIGKKTMDVIAEGDPGFKKTKGLMIKTNTLSQVLREAKEREQHQTAREVSSDTEKKAHYGMLFDEFQGLAHLEALEILSRESESKVKSVLTTLSGEELAQLKEDLKLIKEPFSLVEFDDEEVEEKKDEDAAEFLRELTEALDGLHIPTTADKLGKVSKNACDQIAQMTKPIKEEERNEEEVAKTYTVENVHSSAIKSLAELTARSIEQFHKVAEMILLCNNQKVTTLEQAKILSQITFVLCKEISLLSKKFTSCLTTIGSNENGDVLNPLITGVFLEASNSASYIQDSFQLLMPVLEVSHIQSSADSNQQ; from the exons ATGCCTGTGACACTAACAGACAGTGCTCAACAGACACCAGACAGCTCTCCACAGATACCAACTGGAGACAGCACCACAGATAACTCCACAGATGTCACCCCGACcagaaaggaaaggaagaccaggAAAAGACCAGAGCCAAAACCTCCAGTTGAAGTCCAGGAGACTCAGGAGGAGAAACCCAAAGTAGAAGAAGAGCCTGCCAAG GCATCCAGTGAGTTGACAGTAGCCCGGGGAGGATGGGGCTACTGGGGGAGCTGGGGAAAGTCCATCATGTCAACGGCCTCGGCCACTGTGGCCACTGTAG GCCAAGGGATCACCCAGGCTATTGAGAAGGCAGAGACTTCACTGGGAATCCCCAGCTCCACAGAGCTGTCTGCACCAATTAGAGAGGAAGACAAACAAGAAG GTGAACCCAGTAATGAAACTGATAAAGGGGAAGGAGATGGAGCATCAGCCATGGGAATGTTCTCATCCCTCAGCAGTGTTGTTCAAAGCACT GGGAAAACAGTCCTAACAGGGGGGTTGGATGCCTTGGAGTTCATAGGCAAGAAGACCATGGATGTCATAGCAGAGGGAGATCCAGGTTTCAAGAAAACAAAGGGTCTGATGATCAAGACTAACACTCTTTCTCAG GTCTTACGGGAGGCCAAGGAGCGTGAGCAGCATCAAACAGCCAGAGAGGTTTCCTCCGACACGGAAAAGAAGGCCCATTACGGAATGCTGTTCGATGAATTCCAGGGCCTAGCCCACTTGGAAGCTCTGGAGATTCTCTCCAGGGAGAGTGAGTCAAAG GTGAAGTCTGTTCTAACCACTCTGTCTGGAGAGGAGCTGGCCCAACTTAAAGAGGACCTGAAGCTCATCAAGGAACCCTTCTCTCTGGTAGAGTTTGACGACGAGGAGGTGGAAGAAAAGAAAG ATGAAGATGCCGCTGAGTTTCTGAGGGAATTAACAGAGGCCCTTGATGGACTACACATACCCACAACAGCTGACAAACTTGGCAAG GTGAGTAAGAATGCATGTGACCAGATTGCCCAAATGACCAAACCCATAAAGGAAGAAGAAAGGAATGAAGAGGAAGTGGCAAAAACCTATACTGTTGAG AATGTCCACTCATCAGCCATCAAAAGCCTGGCTGAGCTAACAGCCAGATCCATAGAGCAGTTCCACAAAGTGGCCGAGATGATCCTGCTCTGTAACAACCAGAAGGTCACCACTTTGGAGCAGGCCAAAATCCTCTCGCA AATAACATTTGTGTTGTGTAAAGAGATATCGCTACTTTCCAAGAAGTTCACCTCCTGTTTAACTACAATAGGG TCAAATGAAAATGGAGATGTCCTCAATCCACTCATAACGGGAGTATTTTTGGAG GCTTCAAACAGTGCATCGTACATCCAGGATTCCTTCCAGCTCCTCATGCCTGTATTAGAGGTGTCCCACATTCAAAGTAGtgctgactctaaccaacagtga
- the LOC139418233 gene encoding protein FAM114A2-like isoform X1, with amino-acid sequence MSDSKAPSDPAGSSEFAETEAPLQQPMPVTLTDSAQQTPDSSPQIPTGDSTTDNSTDVTPTRKERKTRKRPEPKPPVEVQETQEEKPKVEEEPAKASSELTVARGGWGYWGSWGKSIMSTASATVATVGQGITQAIEKAETSLGIPSSTELSAPIREEDKQEGEPSNETDKGEGDGASAMGMFSSLSSVVQSTGKTVLTGGLDALEFIGKKTMDVIAEGDPGFKKTKGLMIKTNTLSQVLREAKEREQHQTAREVSSDTEKKAHYGMLFDEFQGLAHLEALEILSRESESKVKSVLTTLSGEELAQLKEDLKLIKEPFSLVEFDDEEVEEKKDEDAAEFLRELTEALDGLHIPTTADKLGKVSKNACDQIAQMTKPIKEEERNEEEVAKTYTVENVHSSAIKSLAELTARSIEQFHKVAEMILLCNNQKVTTLEQAKILSQITFVLCKEISLLSKKFTSCLTTIGSNENGDVLNPLITGVFLEASNSASYIQDSFQLLMPVLEVSHIQSSADSNQQ; translated from the exons ATGTCGGACAGCAAAGCCCCCAGTGACCCTGCTGGGAGTTCTGAGTTCGCAGAGACAGAGGCCCCACTGCAGCAACCCATGCCTGTGACACTAACAGACAGTGCTCAACAGACACCAGACAGCTCTCCACAGATACCAACTGGAGACAGCACCACAGATAACTCCACAGATGTCACCCCGACcagaaaggaaaggaagaccaggAAAAGACCAGAGCCAAAACCTCCAGTTGAAGTCCAGGAGACTCAGGAGGAGAAACCCAAAGTAGAAGAAGAGCCTGCCAAG GCATCCAGTGAGTTGACAGTAGCCCGGGGAGGATGGGGCTACTGGGGGAGCTGGGGAAAGTCCATCATGTCAACGGCCTCGGCCACTGTGGCCACTGTAG GCCAAGGGATCACCCAGGCTATTGAGAAGGCAGAGACTTCACTGGGAATCCCCAGCTCCACAGAGCTGTCTGCACCAATTAGAGAGGAAGACAAACAAGAAG GTGAACCCAGTAATGAAACTGATAAAGGGGAAGGAGATGGAGCATCAGCCATGGGAATGTTCTCATCCCTCAGCAGTGTTGTTCAAAGCACT GGGAAAACAGTCCTAACAGGGGGGTTGGATGCCTTGGAGTTCATAGGCAAGAAGACCATGGATGTCATAGCAGAGGGAGATCCAGGTTTCAAGAAAACAAAGGGTCTGATGATCAAGACTAACACTCTTTCTCAG GTCTTACGGGAGGCCAAGGAGCGTGAGCAGCATCAAACAGCCAGAGAGGTTTCCTCCGACACGGAAAAGAAGGCCCATTACGGAATGCTGTTCGATGAATTCCAGGGCCTAGCCCACTTGGAAGCTCTGGAGATTCTCTCCAGGGAGAGTGAGTCAAAG GTGAAGTCTGTTCTAACCACTCTGTCTGGAGAGGAGCTGGCCCAACTTAAAGAGGACCTGAAGCTCATCAAGGAACCCTTCTCTCTGGTAGAGTTTGACGACGAGGAGGTGGAAGAAAAGAAAG ATGAAGATGCCGCTGAGTTTCTGAGGGAATTAACAGAGGCCCTTGATGGACTACACATACCCACAACAGCTGACAAACTTGGCAAG GTGAGTAAGAATGCATGTGACCAGATTGCCCAAATGACCAAACCCATAAAGGAAGAAGAAAGGAATGAAGAGGAAGTGGCAAAAACCTATACTGTTGAG AATGTCCACTCATCAGCCATCAAAAGCCTGGCTGAGCTAACAGCCAGATCCATAGAGCAGTTCCACAAAGTGGCCGAGATGATCCTGCTCTGTAACAACCAGAAGGTCACCACTTTGGAGCAGGCCAAAATCCTCTCGCA AATAACATTTGTGTTGTGTAAAGAGATATCGCTACTTTCCAAGAAGTTCACCTCCTGTTTAACTACAATAGGG TCAAATGAAAATGGAGATGTCCTCAATCCACTCATAACGGGAGTATTTTTGGAG GCTTCAAACAGTGCATCGTACATCCAGGATTCCTTCCAGCTCCTCATGCCTGTATTAGAGGTGTCCCACATTCAAAGTAGtgctgactctaaccaacagtga